A region from the Chelmon rostratus isolate fCheRos1 chromosome 6, fCheRos1.pri, whole genome shotgun sequence genome encodes:
- the nr2e3 gene encoding photoreceptor-specific nuclear receptor, with amino-acid sequence MEDHMTKANMFSSDNSSDFTDRTEEETGSVPGKGLGHGLLCKVCSDSSSGKHYGIYACNGCSGFFKRSVRRRLIYRCQAGTGRCPVDKAHRNQCQACRLKKCLQAGMNKDGEKMYLTLPSAAVQNERQPRSTAHVSLDSICVDTKKEHLATTRELTSPATHSSVICRPLVTSSVSTPAATQPCSNPSNNHRFMVSLLTAETCAKLEPEDVEENIDVTTNDSERDRTPSDYRMSLYTSSCSESIYEMSARLLFMSVKWAKNLPVFAHLPFRDQVILLEEAWSEMFLLCAIQWSLPMGSCPLLSLPDLPSTQQAKISIPTGDLRILEEVFNRFKALAVDPTEFACLKAIVLFKPETRSLKDPEQVENLQDQSQVLLGQHIHSVYPSQSTRFGRLLLLLPSLHFISSAKIEQLYFHRTIGSTPMEKLLCDMFKN; translated from the exons AAACTGGTTCAGTCCCAGGTAAAGGGCTTGGGCACGGCCTGCTCTGTAAAGTGTGTTCTGATTCAAGCAGCGGTAAACATTATGGAATCTATGCCTGCAACGGCTGCAGCGGCTTCTTCAAGCGCAGCGTGAGACGAAGACTCATCTACAG GTGTCAGGCTGGAACTGGCAGGTGTCCTGTTGACAAGGCTCATCGGAACCAGTGCCAAGCGTGTCGACTTAAGAAGTGTCTCCAAGCTGGCATGAACAAAGACGgtgagaaaatgt ATTTAACTTTGCCTTCGGCAGCCGTGCAGAATGAGCGGCAGCCACGCAGCACGGCGCATGTCAGCCTCGACTCTATATGTGTGGACACTAAGAAGGAGCACCTGGCCACCACACGGGAACTCACCTCCCCTGCCACCCACTcgtcagtcatctgcaggcCGCTGGTCACTTCCTCTGTCAGCACCCCTGCCGCCACACAGCCCTGCAGCAACCCCAGTAATAACCACCGCTTTATGGTCAGCCTGCTGACTGCAGAGACCTGTGCAAAGCTGGAGCCTGAGGATG TGGAGGAGAATATTGACGTGACAACCAATGATTCGGAGAGAGATCGGACTCCCTCTGACTACCGTATGTCCCTGTACACCTCCAGCTGTTCAGAGAGTATATATGAGATGTCGGCACGACTCCTCTTCATGTCCGTCAAGTGGGCAAAAAATTTGCCTGTTTTTGCTCACTTGCCATTTCGAGACCAG GTGATTCTCCTTGAAGAAGCTTGGAGTGAGATGTTCCTCTTGTGTGCCATCCAGTGGTCCCTACCCATGGGCAGctgtcctcttctttctctgccagaTCTTCCTTCCACACAGCAGGCCAAGATCAGTATCCCCACAGGTGACCTGCGCATCCTGGAAGAGGTCTTTAATCGCTTCAAGGCCCTGGCTGTTGACCCCACTGAATTTGCCTGCCTGAAAGCTATTGTGCTGTTCAAACCAG AGACACGCAGCCTCAAAGACCCAGAGCAGGTGGAGAATCTGCAGGACCAGTCGCAGGTGTTGCTAGGTCAGCACATCCATTCAGTGTACCCCAGCCAAAGTACCAG GTTTGGGAGACTGTTACTTCTCCTGCCATCCCTCCACTTCATCAGCTCTGCGAAAATAGAGCAGCTGTACTTTCACCGGACCATTGGCAGCACACCCAtggagaagctgctgtgtgacatGTTCAAAAACTAA